The proteins below are encoded in one region of Planctopirus limnophila DSM 3776:
- the rfbC gene encoding dTDP-4-dehydrorhamnose 3,5-epimerase, translated as MIVTPDDKLPDVLKIEPRVFGDSRGFFFEVFQQERYSSSGLSQAFVQDNVSRSSRGTLRGLHFQLVRPQAKLIQVIRGEIFDVAVDVRKSSPTFGQWTGYRLSDVNHHQLYIPAGFAHGFCVISETADVLYKCTDYYFPQHERCLLWNDPAVGIAWPLEDFPILSAKDQQGQTLANLESFD; from the coding sequence ATGATCGTGACACCGGATGACAAACTTCCCGATGTCCTGAAGATTGAGCCGCGAGTTTTTGGTGATTCCCGAGGATTCTTCTTCGAAGTCTTCCAACAGGAACGCTATTCAAGCAGTGGCTTATCACAGGCTTTTGTTCAGGATAATGTGTCCCGTTCGTCGCGAGGGACGCTGCGGGGATTGCATTTTCAACTCGTACGACCACAGGCCAAACTTATCCAGGTGATTCGTGGTGAGATTTTTGACGTCGCCGTCGATGTCCGCAAGAGTTCACCCACATTCGGCCAATGGACAGGCTATCGACTGAGTGACGTCAACCATCACCAACTCTATATCCCTGCCGGTTTCGCCCACGGCTTTTGCGTGATTTCTGAAACTGCCGATGTGCTTTACAAGTGCACCGATTATTACTTTCCACAGCACGAACGCTGTCTCCTGTGGAATGATCCGGCTGTGGGCATTGCCTGGCCACTGGAAGACTTTCCCATTCTCTCGGCCAAAGACCAGCAAGGCCAAACCCTCGCCAATCTGGAATCCTTCGACTGA
- a CDS encoding sulfatase-like hydrolase/transferase: MNFLHPVSRVLSGGQYLLLAGLCLMEVLFAKGLLANQNSSTPQPTAEDRRPHLVLILADDMTYDAMSLFDRREVQTPHLDALARRGTLFTHAANMGSWSPAVCIASRSMLLTGRTLWKAEKSHKQLSHLASQELLWPQRLKKAGYRTFISGKWHLPVPPEKVFNQAVHIRPGMPADKPAGYNRPLEDTKDVWSASDKTFGGYWEGGTHWSEVLANDAETFLASHARANSPILMYLAFNAPHDPRQAPQEFLDQYTASHLKLPAPFLPRYPFAEAMGCPPSLRDERLAPFPRTEAAIRQHLKEYYALITHLDAQVGKILRAIESSGTQRETIIAFTADHGLAIGQHGLMGKQNLYDHSTRVPLFFVSIPAGSSAKSPHRETTIPEGKKVTRPVYLQSVAATFLDLAGMPLLPEEEYPSLLPLIQETTNIDGATSQNFQNLRLAKETDSSSAKDWDDDLIGSYLNRQRSITSDGMKLILYPEANAERLYNLKTDPLEQTDLSEDESHCAIRNQLRERLIQWQKTLEDPLHLNGKDNASR; the protein is encoded by the coding sequence ATGAACTTCCTTCATCCTGTCTCTCGTGTGTTGAGCGGTGGCCAGTATCTGCTGCTGGCTGGTCTTTGCTTGATGGAGGTTCTGTTTGCCAAAGGCTTATTGGCGAATCAAAACTCTTCTACTCCCCAACCAACTGCGGAAGACCGTCGGCCGCATCTTGTACTTATCCTTGCTGACGACATGACGTACGATGCGATGAGTCTCTTCGATCGGCGCGAGGTGCAAACACCTCATCTCGATGCGCTCGCTCGTCGCGGAACCTTGTTCACGCATGCCGCCAATATGGGTTCATGGTCTCCGGCAGTCTGCATTGCCAGTCGATCAATGCTGCTCACCGGCCGCACACTCTGGAAAGCTGAAAAGTCCCACAAACAATTGTCTCATTTGGCCTCGCAGGAACTTCTCTGGCCGCAACGACTCAAAAAAGCTGGGTATCGCACCTTCATTTCTGGCAAATGGCATTTACCAGTCCCACCCGAGAAAGTCTTTAATCAAGCGGTTCATATTCGCCCCGGCATGCCCGCAGACAAACCCGCTGGATACAATCGCCCGTTGGAAGACACGAAAGACGTCTGGTCGGCCTCAGACAAAACGTTCGGAGGCTACTGGGAAGGTGGCACCCATTGGTCGGAAGTTCTCGCCAACGATGCAGAAACTTTTCTCGCCTCCCACGCGAGAGCCAACTCACCTATTCTCATGTATCTGGCCTTCAATGCGCCGCACGACCCGAGACAGGCCCCACAGGAGTTTCTCGATCAGTACACGGCCAGCCATCTCAAACTTCCGGCACCATTCCTGCCCAGATATCCTTTCGCAGAAGCCATGGGTTGCCCTCCGAGTCTACGCGACGAGCGGCTGGCCCCCTTCCCCCGAACCGAAGCAGCCATCAGACAGCACCTCAAAGAGTATTATGCTCTCATTACTCACCTCGATGCCCAGGTCGGGAAGATCCTCCGCGCCATCGAATCCAGCGGCACTCAGCGAGAGACCATTATCGCCTTCACCGCAGATCATGGTCTCGCTATCGGCCAGCACGGACTCATGGGGAAACAAAACCTCTATGATCACAGCACCCGGGTCCCCCTGTTTTTTGTCAGCATTCCCGCAGGATCATCCGCTAAATCACCTCATCGGGAGACCACCATTCCCGAGGGGAAGAAAGTGACCCGTCCGGTCTACCTGCAAAGCGTAGCCGCCACGTTTCTTGACCTGGCTGGGATGCCTCTTTTGCCAGAGGAAGAATACCCGTCACTGCTCCCGCTGATTCAGGAAACGACCAACATTGATGGGGCCACTTCTCAGAATTTTCAGAACCTGCGTCTCGCCAAAGAGACTGATTCGTCGTCGGCAAAGGACTGGGACGACGATCTGATTGGCAGCTATCTCAATCGGCAACGTTCCATCACCAGCGACGGAATGAAGCTGATCCTCTACCCGGAGGCAAACGCTGAACGTCTTTACAACCTCAAAACAGACCCTTTAGAGCAGACCGACCTCTCGGAAGATGAATCCCATTGCGCAATCCGAAACCAACTCCGGGAACGACTGATTCAGTGGCAGAAAACATTGGAAGATCCGCTCCATCTCAACGGAAAAGATAACGCCTCGCGATGA
- a CDS encoding type 1 glutamine amidotransferase domain-containing protein — protein MPTSPAILMFIGEEYEDLEVWYPKLRLIEAGYQVVCAGLEANVVYKGKHGYPCRSDAAIRDQKSSDYVGVICPGGWMPDKIRREAKVKQLLQEFHADGKLVAAICHGGWMPISAGIYRNVRTTGSLGIKDDIENAGALFLDQEVVVDRHFVSSRKPDDLPAFLLGCLEVLGKSTRGELLG, from the coding sequence ATGCCCACCTCACCAGCCATCCTCATGTTCATTGGTGAAGAGTACGAAGATCTCGAAGTCTGGTATCCCAAACTGAGGCTGATCGAAGCCGGTTATCAGGTCGTTTGCGCGGGGCTGGAAGCGAATGTGGTTTACAAAGGGAAGCACGGCTATCCCTGTCGATCGGACGCCGCCATTCGAGATCAGAAGTCCAGCGATTATGTCGGGGTGATCTGTCCGGGAGGATGGATGCCAGACAAGATTCGCCGTGAAGCGAAAGTGAAACAATTGCTGCAGGAGTTCCACGCCGACGGCAAACTTGTGGCAGCGATCTGTCATGGGGGCTGGATGCCGATTTCCGCCGGGATTTATCGGAATGTCCGCACCACCGGTTCGCTGGGCATCAAAGACGATATCGAGAATGCCGGCGCTTTGTTTCTGGATCAGGAAGTTGTCGTTGATCGTCATTTTGTGAGCAGTCGCAAGCCAGACGACCTCCCGGCTTTTCTGCTGGGATGCCTCGAAGTGCTTGGAAAATCGACCCGTGGTGAGCTGCTGGGTTAA
- a CDS encoding sulfatase produces MNFAQASEANPPSAPRQNRPNIVVILADDLGWADLGCYGNPFHKTPHLDQLARDGIRCTQAYAACPVCSPTRAALLTGQNPARLHLTDWLPGRGNRNDQALRVPEIRNSLPQGIMTLPGVLKSNGYQTCSIGKWHLGGGASGPLQHGFHEQIAGDERGSPARWFAPFGPQAATNGEKDRQGKPIPGLEDIPDGKYLTDALADKAVAFIEKQTAEKPFFLYLPHFAVHTPMNAPEETIQKFRDNKPPGVVRNEIYAAMLYHLDAAVGKVMNSLTEKGFAKNTIVVFTSDNGGLATIEGKNTPATINAPLREGKGWLYEGGIRVPLIVSFPKHIPDGSTTDVPMTTLDLLPSLLSLAGIQYQVDANSPLDGMNISDIWTGNATPELKKAAFERPLYWHYPHYANQGGFPGGVIRQGPWKYIENYQTGRKELFLVDKDPGEGRNRAPDEPEKITQFAAQLAAWKQSISAQETVPNPDYIPNPPHAKTGVISIPAKSAQVYGRQLRYEPLPHKQTVGFWVEKDDYVVFPLTVTKPGNYRLRVFQGCGKGSGGAIVEARIKDSSLTFVVEETGHFQNFVWRDVGELKIDDIGQQEISLKAVSKPGIAVGDFRALELIPQ; encoded by the coding sequence GTGAACTTTGCTCAAGCCAGCGAAGCGAATCCGCCTTCAGCTCCACGCCAGAACCGTCCCAATATCGTGGTGATTCTTGCCGATGATCTGGGCTGGGCCGATCTCGGTTGTTACGGTAATCCATTTCATAAAACTCCCCACCTCGATCAACTCGCCCGTGATGGGATCCGCTGCACACAGGCCTACGCGGCCTGCCCTGTTTGCTCTCCCACGCGAGCGGCACTTCTCACGGGGCAAAACCCCGCCCGGCTGCATCTCACAGACTGGCTTCCCGGAAGAGGCAACCGTAACGACCAGGCCTTGCGTGTCCCCGAGATTCGAAACTCTTTGCCGCAAGGGATTATGACTCTGCCGGGAGTTTTAAAGTCGAATGGTTATCAGACTTGCAGTATTGGCAAATGGCACCTCGGTGGTGGAGCATCCGGCCCTCTCCAACATGGTTTTCATGAGCAAATCGCAGGCGATGAACGAGGTTCACCCGCCAGATGGTTTGCACCTTTTGGTCCCCAAGCAGCGACCAATGGAGAAAAGGATCGACAAGGTAAGCCAATCCCTGGTCTGGAAGACATCCCCGATGGAAAGTACCTCACCGACGCTCTGGCGGACAAAGCCGTTGCTTTCATTGAAAAACAAACTGCCGAAAAGCCATTCTTTCTTTACCTGCCACATTTTGCTGTTCACACACCAATGAATGCTCCTGAGGAGACCATCCAGAAGTTTCGAGACAACAAGCCGCCCGGCGTGGTTCGAAATGAGATCTACGCTGCCATGCTCTATCACCTCGACGCAGCGGTCGGCAAAGTGATGAACTCTCTGACTGAAAAGGGCTTCGCGAAGAATACGATCGTGGTCTTCACTTCTGATAATGGCGGTCTAGCGACCATTGAAGGCAAGAACACACCGGCCACCATCAATGCTCCCCTTCGCGAAGGGAAAGGCTGGCTTTACGAAGGGGGGATTCGTGTTCCGCTCATTGTCAGTTTTCCCAAGCACATCCCGGATGGTTCGACGACAGACGTTCCAATGACCACACTCGATCTGCTCCCCAGCCTTCTCTCTCTGGCAGGAATCCAGTATCAGGTCGATGCGAACTCCCCGCTTGACGGGATGAATATCTCTGACATCTGGACAGGGAATGCTACGCCCGAATTAAAGAAAGCCGCCTTTGAAAGGCCGCTTTACTGGCATTACCCGCATTACGCCAATCAGGGTGGATTCCCCGGCGGCGTTATTCGCCAGGGCCCCTGGAAGTATATTGAGAATTATCAGACCGGTCGCAAAGAGCTGTTTCTCGTCGATAAAGATCCGGGCGAAGGCCGAAATCGTGCTCCCGACGAACCCGAAAAAATTACACAATTTGCAGCCCAATTGGCAGCGTGGAAGCAATCGATAAGCGCTCAGGAAACAGTCCCCAACCCTGATTACATACCGAATCCTCCGCATGCCAAAACAGGTGTGATTTCGATCCCTGCCAAATCAGCTCAGGTCTATGGAAGACAGCTTCGTTACGAACCATTACCTCACAAGCAAACGGTCGGCTTCTGGGTCGAGAAAGACGACTATGTCGTCTTTCCATTGACTGTCACGAAACCCGGCAACTATCGCTTGAGAGTATTCCAGGGTTGTGGCAAAGGGAGTGGTGGTGCCATCGTCGAGGCAAGGATTAAAGATTCTTCGCTGACATTTGTCGTCGAAGAGACGGGCCACTTTCAGAACTTCGTCTGGCGAGATGTCGGAGAACTCAAAATCGACGACATCGGCCAACAAGAAATCAGCCTCAAAGCAGTTTCAAAACCAGGCATCGCTGTCGGAGATTTTCGCGCATTGGAACTGATTCCTCAATAG
- a CDS encoding NAD(+)/NADH kinase, which translates to MLPEPIQVGLVFRDHHPQVAEIRRVLVDFIEQQEQVQLAGILGVHDCNCWDIEPQIVAVIGGDGSILRTCRAMGKQQRPMLGINLGRLGFLADLTPAEFMQSLGEIASRRYRIVDHLMFECRLLRDGHEQLQSLGLNEVSIQAGASLRLIDIELLVDRVPVTTYRCDGLIVSTPIGSTAHSLAAGGPILKQNLQAFVVTPISPHTLSNRPLVDSADSIFEMRVPEVNEGVTLVIDGQIREPLRPGDIVEIRRAEVACQLVRLEGWSYYSTLHRKLGWGSNPVSFDSR; encoded by the coding sequence ATGCTTCCGGAGCCCATTCAAGTTGGACTTGTCTTTCGTGATCATCATCCTCAAGTCGCAGAAATTCGTCGAGTTTTAGTGGATTTCATTGAACAGCAGGAGCAGGTCCAGCTTGCAGGCATTCTGGGTGTCCATGACTGTAACTGCTGGGACATAGAACCACAGATCGTGGCTGTGATCGGTGGCGATGGCTCGATTCTCCGTACCTGCCGCGCCATGGGCAAACAACAACGTCCCATGCTGGGCATCAACCTCGGACGCCTGGGGTTTCTCGCCGATCTGACACCGGCCGAATTCATGCAATCCTTGGGCGAGATCGCATCGAGACGGTACCGCATTGTCGATCATCTGATGTTTGAATGCCGACTTCTTCGGGATGGCCATGAGCAACTCCAATCGCTGGGTTTGAATGAAGTTTCGATCCAGGCCGGGGCCTCCCTCCGCCTGATCGATATCGAACTACTGGTCGATCGGGTTCCCGTCACCACTTACCGCTGCGATGGCTTGATTGTCAGTACTCCGATTGGCTCAACGGCCCATAGCCTGGCTGCCGGGGGACCAATTCTCAAACAGAACTTACAGGCTTTTGTCGTAACACCGATCAGTCCTCACACCTTAAGCAATCGCCCATTGGTCGATAGTGCTGATTCTATATTCGAAATGCGTGTCCCCGAAGTGAATGAAGGGGTGACTTTGGTCATCGACGGACAGATTCGCGAGCCTCTTCGGCCAGGCGATATCGTCGAAATCCGCAGAGCCGAGGTCGCGTGCCAACTCGTGCGTCTGGAAGGATGGAGTTATTACTCCACCCTTCATCGAAAACTCGGCTGGGGTAGCAATCCGGTGAGTTTCGATTCTCGATAA
- a CDS encoding PSD1 and planctomycete cytochrome C domain-containing protein gives MPQRNREQRPPVLSQSMCRVFLSGWLIVSASLAMACELLATEGELSSKPINFSKDVLPILSDNCFHCHGPDPQSRQAELRLDQPNPALDRILKESTPGQSIFWERVSTTDPDLIMPPPATKHRLSAGQLLLLQKWLQAGAPWGKHWAFEPIIKPAVPEGSQAENPIDAFVIAQLHQVGKELSPQADSARLLRRLALDLTGLPPSLELRQKYLKSSNQPLDVGAVVDELLASPHYGERMAWDWLEAARYADTNGYQGDAERTMWPWRDWVVEAFNQNLSFDDFTRAQLAGDLLSQATDQQKLATAFLRNHMINGEGGRIAAENRVDYVMDMTETTGTVWLGLTMNCCRCHDHKFDPIRQQDYYQLSGFFNNTPVDGSGGNPQTPPVLEWPSKQQEEQRNRLLKERQEIAEKVLAWEDEFVPLKHLAPAEGPALSTQPVSAIEVFDDANGVATSPWHLDDGLPAELRAIRQKPPQDRKASELTQLINFWNQWQGQSPQSLLMLKSRIDELDALQKSIPQVMVMQERAGEPRKNFILSKGLYNQPKDEVPTDVPLFLKSMNVSERLKDQHVSPALTRQDFAEWLLHDENPLVARVIVNRIWQQFFGIGLVKTSEDFGIQGEKPSHPELLDWLAADFREHGWDIKRLVKQIVTSRTYCQTTLVPREAYADDPENRLLARGPRYRWPSWMLRDQALAVSGLLVPQTGGPPVKPYQPEGLWEEATFGAKRYQVDQGDSLYRRSLYTFWRRIIAPPMFFDAANRQTCIVRTSRTNTPLQALALWNDPVYLEAARVLATRLFINDRKLGDDDRLRLLFEHILVREPSPQELELLRTSIMSWRNRLVQSPEQVNDLLAVGASTASLVGEDPAIRAEAAVWTVITMILFNLDETVSKE, from the coding sequence ATGCCACAGCGGAACCGAGAGCAGCGGCCACCTGTGCTGTCTCAGTCGATGTGTCGGGTGTTCCTATCAGGCTGGCTGATTGTGTCTGCGAGTCTGGCCATGGCTTGCGAACTGTTAGCAACCGAAGGCGAGTTGAGTTCAAAGCCCATCAATTTCTCGAAAGATGTGCTGCCGATCCTTTCGGACAATTGCTTTCATTGCCATGGCCCCGATCCTCAGAGTCGTCAAGCCGAGTTGAGACTCGACCAACCCAACCCGGCTCTCGATCGAATCCTTAAAGAGAGTACACCTGGCCAGAGCATATTCTGGGAGCGTGTTTCGACCACAGACCCAGACCTGATCATGCCCCCTCCCGCGACGAAGCATCGCCTCTCAGCCGGGCAATTGCTTTTGTTGCAAAAATGGTTGCAAGCCGGTGCCCCGTGGGGAAAACACTGGGCGTTTGAGCCGATTATCAAGCCTGCTGTGCCAGAAGGTTCTCAAGCAGAGAATCCCATTGATGCGTTTGTCATCGCACAACTGCATCAGGTGGGTAAGGAGTTATCCCCCCAGGCCGATTCAGCTCGATTGCTCAGACGTCTGGCTCTCGATCTGACGGGATTACCACCCTCGTTGGAATTGCGTCAGAAGTATTTGAAGTCCTCGAATCAACCCCTCGATGTGGGTGCTGTCGTCGATGAGCTGCTGGCATCGCCACATTACGGAGAGCGTATGGCCTGGGATTGGCTGGAAGCTGCCCGGTATGCTGACACCAATGGTTATCAGGGTGATGCGGAACGCACCATGTGGCCCTGGCGGGATTGGGTGGTGGAGGCTTTCAACCAGAATCTGTCGTTTGACGATTTCACGCGGGCTCAACTGGCTGGTGATCTGCTTTCTCAGGCGACAGACCAGCAGAAGCTGGCCACAGCCTTTCTCCGCAATCATATGATCAACGGCGAAGGTGGGCGGATTGCCGCTGAAAACCGCGTCGATTATGTGATGGATATGACAGAAACGACCGGGACGGTCTGGCTCGGTTTGACCATGAATTGCTGCCGCTGCCACGACCATAAGTTTGACCCGATCCGGCAGCAGGATTACTACCAGCTCTCCGGCTTTTTTAACAACACACCGGTGGATGGGAGTGGTGGGAATCCTCAGACACCTCCTGTACTCGAGTGGCCCAGCAAACAGCAGGAAGAACAGAGAAATCGACTGCTCAAGGAACGCCAGGAAATCGCGGAAAAGGTGCTCGCCTGGGAAGACGAGTTTGTGCCGCTAAAACATCTGGCACCTGCAGAGGGCCCGGCACTTTCCACCCAGCCAGTTTCAGCGATCGAAGTTTTTGACGATGCGAATGGAGTGGCCACGAGCCCCTGGCATCTCGACGATGGATTACCAGCCGAGCTTCGCGCCATTCGTCAAAAGCCCCCGCAGGACCGTAAGGCGAGTGAACTGACTCAACTCATCAACTTCTGGAATCAATGGCAAGGACAGTCGCCGCAAAGCCTGCTGATGCTCAAATCCCGTATCGATGAGCTGGATGCTTTGCAGAAGTCCATTCCCCAAGTCATGGTCATGCAGGAACGTGCTGGTGAACCTCGCAAGAACTTCATTCTGAGCAAGGGACTTTACAATCAACCCAAAGACGAAGTGCCCACCGACGTCCCCTTGTTTCTGAAATCAATGAACGTCAGCGAGCGACTCAAAGACCAGCATGTATCACCCGCGTTAACTCGTCAGGATTTCGCCGAGTGGTTGCTCCATGATGAAAACCCATTGGTTGCGCGTGTGATTGTGAATCGAATCTGGCAGCAGTTCTTTGGCATTGGGCTGGTGAAAACGTCTGAAGATTTTGGCATTCAAGGAGAAAAGCCCAGCCATCCCGAACTGCTGGATTGGCTGGCAGCCGATTTCCGCGAGCATGGCTGGGATATCAAGCGTCTCGTCAAGCAGATTGTGACCAGTCGGACCTATTGCCAGACCACACTTGTCCCTCGTGAAGCCTATGCCGACGATCCGGAAAATCGCCTGCTTGCCCGTGGGCCGCGGTATCGCTGGCCATCATGGATGCTGCGGGATCAGGCGTTGGCAGTTTCCGGGCTGCTGGTGCCCCAAACCGGCGGCCCACCGGTCAAGCCCTATCAACCTGAGGGTCTCTGGGAAGAAGCCACTTTCGGCGCGAAGAGGTATCAGGTCGACCAGGGCGATTCGCTTTACAGGCGAAGCCTTTATACTTTCTGGCGAAGAATCATCGCGCCACCCATGTTTTTCGATGCTGCCAATCGGCAAACCTGTATTGTTCGCACCAGCAGAACCAACACCCCGTTACAGGCCCTCGCTCTCTGGAATGATCCTGTTTATCTCGAGGCAGCCAGAGTCCTGGCGACACGACTTTTTATAAATGATCGAAAGCTGGGCGATGACGACCGCCTGAGGCTCCTGTTCGAACACATTCTGGTGCGCGAACCTTCTCCTCAGGAATTGGAGTTACTGAGAACTTCAATCATGAGTTGGCGAAATCGACTTGTTCAATCCCCCGAACAGGTGAACGACCTGCTGGCTGTGGGGGCATCGACTGCCAGCCTTGTGGGTGAAGATCCAGCAATCCGAGCCGAAGCAGCCGTGTGGACAGTCATCACCATGATTCTGTTCAACCTCGATGAGACTGTTTCCAAAGAGTAA
- a CDS encoding site-2 protease family protein has translation MAESEKSSQRKTFDQDDSWVDPLQPMAPKKSWFGRKQPQETSVDQALAQVDPRQTNPSAKPSTSLPETALNTANSKSNSQVLETSVQFPGTKPAKSQRVALDREMLPGELARMAALQAAAAPANAANTVDHELKDDDFLEEENEQLRREGELEAKRLAEQEKQFRSRHWAIWLFFMTCVTTFLAGLNSGGGPGPAMPEDLLRDGLIYAGCVMAILCAHELGHYLQSKRHGLPFYYPYFIPFPFGIFGTLGATVSSSKIKLSRSALLDIATTGPLFGLIVTLPIALYGAATSIPFPANAQAGFSLSDPPILRWMIVLTHPQLGPNDDVLINPALLAGWFGIYWTALNLVPIGQLDGGQIMTALIGRRAEIVSKLTIVVAVIWMLYSLDLTFSTMLGLMAFMGIRSAEIENESVAPSKVKMALGWLLLAFLLIGFTPIPFRMAP, from the coding sequence ATGGCTGAATCTGAAAAAAGCTCACAGCGTAAGACATTCGATCAGGATGATTCCTGGGTGGATCCACTCCAGCCCATGGCTCCCAAGAAGTCATGGTTTGGAAGGAAACAGCCTCAGGAAACGTCTGTCGATCAGGCTTTAGCGCAGGTCGATCCACGACAGACAAATCCGTCAGCGAAGCCTTCGACTTCGCTGCCTGAAACTGCACTGAATACGGCCAACTCGAAGAGCAACTCACAGGTTCTCGAAACGAGTGTTCAATTTCCAGGTACCAAACCCGCGAAGTCTCAGCGTGTTGCACTCGACCGTGAGATGCTCCCAGGTGAGTTGGCGAGAATGGCTGCGCTGCAGGCAGCTGCCGCTCCTGCAAATGCCGCCAATACAGTCGATCACGAACTGAAAGACGACGACTTTCTGGAGGAAGAGAACGAGCAGCTTCGTCGAGAGGGCGAACTGGAAGCGAAGCGTCTGGCAGAGCAGGAAAAACAGTTTCGATCAAGACATTGGGCGATCTGGCTGTTTTTTATGACCTGTGTGACGACGTTTCTCGCGGGCTTGAACAGTGGTGGCGGGCCAGGCCCGGCGATGCCGGAAGATCTCCTGCGTGATGGGCTCATCTACGCGGGTTGCGTCATGGCAATCTTGTGTGCTCATGAACTGGGCCATTACCTGCAAAGCAAGCGGCACGGACTACCGTTCTATTATCCGTATTTCATTCCGTTTCCCTTTGGGATCTTTGGAACATTAGGAGCGACGGTTTCTTCCAGTAAAATCAAATTGTCACGATCAGCGTTATTGGACATCGCGACGACCGGCCCGCTATTTGGCCTGATTGTCACTCTTCCGATCGCACTCTATGGTGCAGCAACATCCATCCCGTTTCCGGCGAACGCACAAGCCGGTTTTTCACTCAGCGATCCACCAATCCTGCGATGGATGATTGTGCTGACGCATCCACAGTTGGGGCCCAATGACGATGTTCTCATTAACCCCGCCTTGCTGGCGGGGTGGTTTGGCATTTATTGGACAGCTCTCAATCTGGTACCAATTGGTCAACTGGATGGCGGTCAGATCATGACCGCACTGATTGGCAGACGGGCGGAAATTGTGAGCAAATTGACCATCGTAGTGGCAGTCATCTGGATGCTGTACTCGCTCGATCTCACCTTCAGCACCATGCTGGGATTGATGGCGTTTATGGGCATTCGCAGTGCTGAGATTGAGAATGAGTCTGTAGCACCCAGCAAAGTCAAAATGGCTCTCGGCTGGCTGCTTTTAGCCTTTTTATTGATTGGCTTTACACCCATCCCATTCCGCATGGCTCCCTGA
- a CDS encoding DUF1501 domain-containing protein: protein MTTHHRRSFLGTAAGSLGLGLASLSHLFAAEQVSPPASSTTTTATTDLIGRPHLPPRAKHVIYLFQNGAPTHVDLFDYKPKLRELHGQPLPESYVGGKRFSTMTGNANGKLILGNVEPFAQHGESGAWVSSLMPHTAQIADELCFVKSMHTEAVNHAPAITFMLTGSELPGRPALGAWLTYGLGSAADNLPGYVVLTSVTKGTSCGQIFYDFYWGSGFLPSRFQGVKFRGSKDPVLYLKDGPGISREFREAMLNDVTALNLQKQALSGDPEISTRIAQSEMAFRMQTSVPELTDLSGESKATLEMYGPQVEQPGSFAYNCLMARRLVERGVRSVQLMHAGWDQHNSLTTELYNQCRDTDQPSAALVKDLKQRGLLDDTLVIWGGEFGRTPFIQGDLANRPRWGRDHHPYAFTIWMAGGGVKSGMTYGASDDLGMNVLENPVHVHDLQATILHLMGIDHERLTYRFQGRQFRLTDVHGHVVHDILRSV, encoded by the coding sequence ATGACCACTCACCATCGCCGCAGTTTTCTGGGGACAGCAGCAGGTTCTCTTGGCCTAGGCCTGGCGAGTCTTTCGCACTTATTTGCTGCAGAACAAGTATCTCCACCTGCTTCATCAACCACTACAACAGCGACAACAGACTTGATTGGGCGGCCCCATCTGCCCCCCAGGGCCAAGCATGTCATTTATCTGTTCCAGAATGGCGCACCAACCCATGTCGATTTATTCGACTACAAGCCAAAGCTCCGCGAACTGCACGGCCAGCCACTTCCTGAATCTTACGTAGGTGGCAAACGCTTCAGCACCATGACGGGCAATGCCAACGGAAAACTGATCCTCGGAAATGTCGAGCCCTTTGCTCAACATGGAGAATCCGGGGCATGGGTATCGAGCCTCATGCCACATACTGCACAAATCGCTGATGAACTCTGTTTTGTCAAATCGATGCATACTGAAGCTGTGAATCATGCACCAGCCATTACGTTCATGCTCACAGGGAGTGAACTTCCCGGCAGGCCTGCGCTGGGTGCGTGGCTGACGTACGGCCTGGGAAGCGCAGCCGATAATCTTCCGGGCTATGTTGTGCTCACGTCAGTGACCAAGGGGACTTCCTGTGGGCAGATTTTCTACGATTTTTACTGGGGAAGTGGATTTCTGCCTTCGCGATTTCAGGGAGTGAAGTTTCGAGGAAGCAAAGATCCCGTCCTCTACTTGAAAGATGGCCCGGGGATTTCTCGCGAGTTCCGCGAGGCCATGCTCAACGATGTCACAGCACTGAATCTGCAGAAACAAGCCCTCTCAGGAGACCCCGAGATTAGCACTCGAATTGCCCAGTCTGAAATGGCATTTCGCATGCAAACCAGTGTTCCCGAGTTAACCGATCTTTCCGGTGAATCAAAAGCCACCCTTGAGATGTACGGTCCACAGGTCGAGCAGCCAGGCTCTTTCGCCTACAACTGTCTCATGGCCAGGCGGCTCGTTGAACGTGGCGTCCGTAGTGTGCAGCTCATGCATGCCGGGTGGGATCAGCACAACAGCCTCACGACTGAACTTTACAACCAGTGCCGCGATACCGACCAACCTTCAGCAGCCCTTGTGAAGGATCTGAAACAACGTGGTCTGCTCGATGATACGCTGGTCATCTGGGGTGGTGAGTTTGGTCGAACGCCATTCATTCAAGGTGATCTTGCCAATCGCCCGCGCTGGGGACGCGATCATCATCCCTACGCGTTTACCATCTGGATGGCCGGTGGCGGAGTGAAGAGTGGCATGACGTATGGAGCCTCCGATGATCTGGGGATGAACGTCTTGGAAAACCCCGTTCATGTTCACGACCTGCAGGCGACCATACTGCACCTGATGGGGATTGATCACGAACGCCTGACTTACCGCTTTCAGGGACGGCAGTTTCGATTAACAGACGTGCATGGACATGTGGTTCATGACATACTCAGATCTGTGTGA